The genomic window TTAAGGAAAGGTCGATGTGTCCACTTATAATTTTTTCCTAACAACTTCCCCATCGGGCGGTCACTAGTAAAGTAGAGTAAAGAATCCATTTTTACCGCACCAAATTCAGAATACTCCGTATTAAATCCTGCTTCTTCAATAACATAATCGTCATCTTTTAACTTAAAGGCTTCTATCTCTTCGATAGCTTCCATTTTTAAGAAATTAGTGACTCCGGAATTCTTTCTATAAGTAGCTAAGAAGTCTATGGCTTTTTCATATTTGCCTAAAGCCGACAAGACCTGGAACATCATAAAATTATACTGGTTGTCGTAACTTTTATCTTTTGCATAAAACTTACCAGCCGTTAGAATTTTAAGATACCGATATGCATTTTTAAACTGAAACGTATTGTAATAAGCCACTGAAATATTTTCAAGTATATGTTTCTCATATCCTTTTTGATTTAGTTCTTCTTCATAGGATAAAGCGGCATTTTTATAATCTCTAATTTCAAAAAACCGATCGGCTCTGCTTTTCTTTTGTGCTGTTAAATGGCTGGAAAAGGCTATTATTGCTATAAATAGTAGTAATTTTTTCATAGTACTAGTAGAATCTAGGTGAAGTAAACGTTTTGCTAAAACTCAATAAATCAAAATTATAGAGTAATATAATTTCATGGCTTCCGTTGTTATAACCACTTAAATCACTGGTGCTAAAATCATAGGAATAGCCTAGCTTTAAATTTGGGGTTACTGAAAAACCTGCCAGGGCAATAAAAGCATCCTGATACCGGTACGAAACTCCAAGTTCAAAACGATTAAACAACAAAGAATTTAAAGAGACATCAAAGGTCAGCGGAGAGTCTAAAACTTGTTTAATAACCGTAGAGGGTTTTAGTTTTACATCACTACTCACATCAAAGATATAACCACTAATCGCATAGAGATGCGTTTTTGATTGTGCAACTCCAATTTCTCCTAACTCCGCATCATTCGGTAATAAATTAGGAGATGAAACTCCAGCATAGAAATTATTAGCAAACAAGAATAATCCGGCACCTAAGGTCATATTAAGTTGGGAGGCGTTGTCTGCAAAGGCAGGATCATCACTTACATTAGAATCCAAAGCATTTACCTGAAGACTATTTAAACCAAGCTTAAGACCGTAGGATAATCTGAACTTTTCAGAAAGTCGTGTGATATACGCAACATCTGCATTTACAAAATCATTCTTCACATTGATAGCATCCCCTATATTGTCATTTACATAGTTGACACTTACTTCTATCTTTTCATTTAAAGGAATGTTGGCAAAAACATTCGCCGTTTGCGGGGATCCCGGTATGGAAGTCCACTGTTTGCGATACAATAATCCGGTAGAAATCATTCCGGTTTGATTAGTTACATATCCGGGATTAACCGTACTCATATTGTACATATACTGGGAATATTGAGGCTCTTGTTGTCCGTAAGTAAAGACGGAAAAAAGCATGGCTATTCCTAAAATTAGTAGTGTTCTCATAGGTTATCGGGCTAGGTAAAAGCTTCCCTGCATCGGAAGGTTATTATCAAAGTTCGGGTTGAAAATATAAAAGTAGGTACCTGATGGCAAATCGTCTCCCAGACGGACGGAAGTATTACTTTCTCCTCTAAATTCTTCCGTATTTTTATCTGCTTCGTATACCAGCGTACCGTAACGGTTAAAAATTTGAAGGTTAAAATCCGGAAAGGCTTCGGGTATATTAAACTCTTCTTCTACAAATAAAGAAAAAGTATCGTTCTGATTATTATTATCCGGTGAGACGCCATCCTGAAACTCCAGGGTACAAATATCTCCGTTTGCAAAGCGTTCTCCGGTGTTTAAGATATCTACGGTTACCGTTACCCGGTCCGATTCACAATTATCTACATCTACATTAGCAATATAGTATACATCATTATCGAGTAAGATAGGATTATCTGTGATGGGTGTATCACTTTCTAAGGTTGCATACCAATTAAAGTTATCTACATCTACTTCAATATCATCCAGACGTTTAGCATCCAGGATACAAAATTGAGGATTAGGTACTACCGGTTCTGGCAGGTCAATAATAGTCACTTCTACGTTTAACGTAGATTCATCACAGGGAGCAAGGTTAGGAACAACGTATTGAAAATTATAAATTTTATTTACCTCATTGTTCGGATTAGGTAACTGCTCAAAAGTGACAACTCCATCCGCACTCAAGGCTGCTGTGTTTTCAATATCCCGAAAGACTCCGGTTCTGGTAGTTTGACGGTCTAATACATCATATAAATTGACACGACCATCCAATATACAATACGAAACAAAGATGTCTTCACCGATAGGAACCGGATCGATAATGGTAACATTTACGGTTGCCTGATCCGAATCCGGACAACCTTCGTTTCCTTCTATTAAATACGTATAAGTACCTTGACCCAATACAGGTAACATCGTATTATTAGCATCAAATACACCCCGGTGATCTTCGGATTCATACCCGAAAGGTCCTGTCCATCTACCGATAGTATCCGGAGTTTGCGTAAGTAAGTCAAATAATGTTA from Aquimarina sp. ERC-38 includes these protein-coding regions:
- a CDS encoding type IX secretion system membrane protein PorP/SprF; amino-acid sequence: MRTLLILGIAMLFSVFTYGQQEPQYSQYMYNMSTVNPGYVTNQTGMISTGLLYRKQWTSIPGSPQTANVFANIPLNEKIEVSVNYVNDNIGDAINVKNDFVNADVAYITRLSEKFRLSYGLKLGLNSLQVNALDSNVSDDPAFADNASQLNMTLGAGLFLFANNFYAGVSSPNLLPNDAELGEIGVAQSKTHLYAISGYIFDVSSDVKLKPSTVIKQVLDSPLTFDVSLNSLLFNRFELGVSYRYQDAFIALAGFSVTPNLKLGYSYDFSTSDLSGYNNGSHEIILLYNFDLLSFSKTFTSPRFY